The Nycticebus coucang isolate mNycCou1 chromosome 8, mNycCou1.pri, whole genome shotgun sequence genome has a window encoding:
- the MBD4 gene encoding methyl-CpG-binding domain protein 4 isoform X1 produces MGTAAMESPSLGDRGTAPAITFSERLSPDRQCDLCKEDVAVGLERVEDEKQMMIKRSRECNPLLQEPIASTQLDGTAVRESHKSVPCGWERIVKQRLSGKTAGRFDVYYISPQGLKFRCKSSLANYLHKNGEMSLKPEDFDFSVSSKRVIKSKYKACSMAILTSQLQNENKNSNWNIRTRSRCKKDVFPLPNSSLELQDSRGLYNFTSTDLLSEEDKGINDVNFRKVRKPKGKEIISKGIPIKKTKRGCRKSLSGSIQSNRKRESVYNTEDAESEPIAQESQLDRTFCISDSRASDEALSVTNEEKNLAKKKSLSSGSNFCFEQVDSGITNKLCLTKEAKHKKYEDTLVSEEIRTKVEVGERKEHFPTDILKCGSEMDNNGSPTKKDFTSEEIFQEDTIPRTQIEKRKTSLYFSSKYNKEALSPPRRKAFKKWTPPRSPFNLIQETLFHDPWKLLIATIFLNRTSGKMAIPVLWEFLEKYPSAEIARTADWRDISGLLKPLGLYDLRAKTIIKFSDEYLTKQWKYPIELHGIGKYGNDSYRIFCINEWKQVHPEDHKLNKYHDWLWENHEKLSLS; encoded by the exons ATGGGCACGGCTGCGATGGAGAGTCCGAGCCTGGGGGACCGCGGAACTGCCCCCGCGATCACGTTTAGTGAGCGCCTGAGCCCAGACCGGCagtgtgacctttg CAAAGAAGATGTTGCCGTAGGATTGGAAAGAGTAGAAGATGAGAAACAAATGATGATAAAAAGGAGTAGGGAGTGTAATCCCCTGCTACAAGAACCCATTGCTTCCACTCAGTTGGATGGTACCGCAGTGAGAGAAAGCCATAAGTCTGTCCCATGTGGATGGGAAAGAATTGTGAAGCAAAGGTTATCTGGGAAAACAGCAGGAAGATTTGATGTATACTATATCAG CCCACAAGGACTGAAGTTCAGATGCAAAAGTTCACTTGCTAATTATCTTCACAAAAATGGAGAGATGTCCCTTAAGCCAGAAGATTTTGACTTCTCAGTATCTTCTAAAAGGGTCATCAAATCAAAATATAAAGCCTGCAGCATGGCAATTCTGACATCTcaactgcaaaatgaaaataaaaattcaaactgGAACATCAGGACACGAAGCAGGTGCAAAAAAGATGTGTTTCCTCTGCCAAATAGTAGTTTGGAGTTGCAGGACAGCAGAGGACTATATAACTTTACTTCTACAGATTTGCTTTCGGAAGAAGATAAGGGCATTAATGATGTTAACTTCAGAAAAGTTAGAAAGCCCAAAGGAAAGGAGATTATTTCGAAAGGAATCCCaattaagaaaactaaaagagGATGCAGGAAGAGTCTTTCAGGTTCCATTCAAAGTAACAGAAAAAGAGAATCTGTGTATAATACAGAAGATGCTGAAAGTGAGCCTATTGCACAGGAAAGTCAGCTTGATAGAACTTTCTGCATTTCTGACAGCAGAGCAAGTGACGAGGCCCTCAGTGTAACCAATGAAGAGAAGaaccttgcaaaaaaaaaatcattgagttcaggatcaaatttttgttttgaacaAGTAGATTCTGGCATCACAAACAAATTATGTTTGACTAAAGAAGCCAAACACAAGAAGTATGAGGATACCTTAGTGTCTGAAGAAATCAGAACAAAAGTAGAagttggggaaaggaaggaacatttccctactgacattttaaaatgtggctcTGAAATGGACAACAATGGCTCACCAACCAAGAAGGACTTTACTTCTGAGGAAATATTTCAAG AAGACACCATCCCACgaacacaaatagaaaaaaggaaaacaagcctGTATTTTTCCAGCAAATATAACAAAGAAG CTCTTAGCCCTCCAAGACGCAAAGCCTTTAAGAAATGGACACCTCCTCGGTCACCTTTTAATCTCATTCAGGAAACACTTTTTCATGATCCATGGAAGCTCCTCATTGCAACTATATTTCTCAATCGGACCTCAG GCAAAATGGCAATACCTGTGCTTTGGGAGTTTCTGGAGAAGTACCCTTCAGCTGAGATAGCAAGAACCGCAGACTGGAGAGACATATCAGGACTTCTGAAACCTCTTGGTCTCTATGATCTTCGAGCAAAAACCATTATCAAGTTTTCAG ACGAGTATCTGACAAAGCAGTGGAAGTATCCGATTGAGCTTCATGGGATTGGTAAATATGGCAACGACTCTTACCGAATTTTTTGCATCAATGAATGGAAGCAG GTGCACCCTGAAGACCATAAGTTAAATAAATACCATGACTGGCTTTGGGAAAATCATGAAAAATTAAGTCTGTCTTAA
- the MBD4 gene encoding methyl-CpG-binding domain protein 4 isoform X2 has translation MYTISEDTIPRTQIEKRKTSLYFSSKYNKEALSPPRRKAFKKWTPPRSPFNLIQETLFHDPWKLLIATIFLNRTSGKMAIPVLWEFLEKYPSAEIARTADWRDISGLLKPLGLYDLRAKTIIKFSDEYLTKQWKYPIELHGIGKYGNDSYRIFCINEWKQVHPEDHKLNKYHDWLWENHEKLSLS, from the exons ATGTATACTATATCAG AAGACACCATCCCACgaacacaaatagaaaaaaggaaaacaagcctGTATTTTTCCAGCAAATATAACAAAGAAG CTCTTAGCCCTCCAAGACGCAAAGCCTTTAAGAAATGGACACCTCCTCGGTCACCTTTTAATCTCATTCAGGAAACACTTTTTCATGATCCATGGAAGCTCCTCATTGCAACTATATTTCTCAATCGGACCTCAG GCAAAATGGCAATACCTGTGCTTTGGGAGTTTCTGGAGAAGTACCCTTCAGCTGAGATAGCAAGAACCGCAGACTGGAGAGACATATCAGGACTTCTGAAACCTCTTGGTCTCTATGATCTTCGAGCAAAAACCATTATCAAGTTTTCAG ACGAGTATCTGACAAAGCAGTGGAAGTATCCGATTGAGCTTCATGGGATTGGTAAATATGGCAACGACTCTTACCGAATTTTTTGCATCAATGAATGGAAGCAG GTGCACCCTGAAGACCATAAGTTAAATAAATACCATGACTGGCTTTGGGAAAATCATGAAAAATTAAGTCTGTCTTAA